In one Acanthochromis polyacanthus isolate Apoly-LR-REF ecotype Palm Island chromosome 20, KAUST_Apoly_ChrSc, whole genome shotgun sequence genomic region, the following are encoded:
- the cebp1 gene encoding CCAAT/enhancer binding protein (C/EBP) 1, whose amino-acid sequence MMSDSRVSSVIQEWVSSYPGQGQGQALNPVSSNQAASANQMNQMDMISYGHPQGMMRGGDDRVAEQMMGLSYLPYTTSCLTNTSSPSSTNHHQSSTQQDFSPFLLPTLRAPVTKRSISKDSAEYRLRRERNNIAVRKSRDKARRRILLTQQRALQLQEENQKLQMRIGQLTQELDTLKHILSQRHLQGAEEGAAGESSL is encoded by the exons ATG ATGTCTGattccagggtgtcctctgtcATCCAGGAGTGGGTGAGCTCCTACCCGGGACAGGGCCAAGGCCAGGCCCTGAACCCCGTCTCCTCCAACCAGGCTGCCTCGGCCAACCAGATGAATCAGATGGACATGATCTCGTACGGCCACCCTCAGGGGATGATGAGGGGCGGCGACGACAGAGTGGCGGAGCAGATGATGGGGCTGTCGTACCTGCCGTACACGACGTCCTGCCTCACCAACACCTCCAGCCCGTCcagcaccaaccaccaccagagcAGCACTCAGCAG GACTTCTCCCCCTTCCTGCTGCCCACTCTGAGAGCCCCGGTGACCAAGAGGAGCATCAGCAAGGACAGCGCAGAGTACCGGCTGAGGCGGGAGAGGAACAACATCGCGGTGAGGAAGAGCCGGGACAAGGCCCGGCGGAGGATCCTGCTGACCCAGCAGAGGGCCctgcagctgcaggaggagaaccAGAAGCTGCAGATGAGGATAGGACAGCTGACACAGGAGCTGGACACTCTGAAACACATCCTGTCACAGCGACACCTGCAGGGAGCCGAGGAGGGAGCAGCAGGGGAGTCCAGCCTCTGA
- the pabpn1 gene encoding polyadenylate-binding protein 2 isoform X1, protein MFMFVCSATFLLCAVGPVIMSIEEKMEADGRSIYVGNVDYGATAEELEAHFHGCGSVNRVTILCDKYTGHPKGFAYIEFADKESVRTAMALDESLFRGRQIKVGAKRTNRPGISTTDRGFPRARFRSRGGSFTSRARYYSGYTPPRGRGRAFRFQDQWRLTTPPQVAPAPPTVSAASLSLSAPAMHTHPILSVWGGGGGGQGDHRPAAGGIYYNSKR, encoded by the exons atgttcatgtttgtttgttctgcCACCTTTCTCCTCTGTGCAGTTGGCCCCGTCATCATGTCCATCGAGGAAAAGATGGAAGCAGATGGCAGGTCTATTTATGTCGGAAAT GTGGACTATGGTGCCACGGCAGAAGAGCTTGAGGCTCACTTTCATGGCTGCGGTTCAGTAAACAGAGTCACCATCCTGTGTGACAAATACACAGGGCATCCAAAGGG gtttGCCTATATTGAGTTTGCAGACAAGGAGTCTGTAAGGACAGCCATGGCTTTGGATGAGTCTCTTTTCAGAGGAAGGCAGATAAAG GTGGGCGCTAAGAGAACAAACAGACCGGGCATCAGCACCACAGACCGCGGCTTTCCACGAGCTCGGTTCCGATCACGGGGAGGAAGCTTCACGTCACGTGCACGCTACTACAGTGGTTACACACCACCCAGAGGCAGAGGACGGGCCTTCAG GTTTCAGGACCAGTGGAGGCTGACAACCCCTCCCCAGGTGGCGCCGGCCCCCCCCACTGTCTCCgcagcatctctctctctctctgctcccgCTATGCACACTCACCCCATCCTGTCGGTGTGGGGGGGCGGGGGAGGGGGGCAGGGCGACCACAGGCCCGCCGCTGGGGGCATTTACTACAACAGCAAACGCTGA
- the zfhx2 gene encoding zinc finger protein 2: MECEAIGTELNLPLKVVQIWFQNTRAKEKRWRLQQEKMSPLSGGKVDMSSGSYLQYNALKANRPILPKPVQLTVTEPPASPVAGQPVPKETLTGRCDACNVSFESRAAARAHVFSPRHLATLRTTNFGQPTALVNKNGTGNSGAPGSLSTTVTSSGSAGEIVVELPAATATSNS; encoded by the exons ATGGAGTGCGAGGCAATTGGCACCGAGCTCAACCTGCCGCTCAAGGTGGTGCAGATCTGGTTCCAAAACACGAGAGCCAAGGAGAAGCGCTggaggctgcagcaggagaaaaTG TCTCCTCTGTCAGGTGGGAAAGTGGACATGAGCTCAGGAAGCTACCTGCAGTACAACGCTCTCAAAGCCAACCGGCCCATCCTTCCTAAGCCTGTTCAGCTCACAGTTACTGAACCTCCAGCTTCCCCCGTGGCCGGCCAGCCAGTGCCAAAGGAGACGCTGACGGGCCGCTGCGACGCCTGCAACGTCTCCTTTGAATCCCGGGCCGCGGCAAGAGCCCACGTCTTCTCCCCGCGTCACCTGGCAACCCTGAGAACCACTAACTTTGGCCAGCCGACAGCACTCGTCAACAAGAACGGGACCGGTAACAGCGGTGCTCCGGGCTCTCTTTCCACTACTGTAACCAGCTCCGGTTCTGCAGGGGAGATAGTCGTCGAGTTGCCTGCAGCGACGGCCACCAGCAACAGTTAA
- the pabpn1 gene encoding polyadenylate-binding protein 2 isoform X2, translated as MAEFGNGLAEESLLDSDPGHPELEDPGVGDEEPGLEEGEAAIEDPELEAIKARVREMEEEAEKLKELQNEVEKQMNLSPHQVFGPVIMSIEEKMEADGRSIYVGNVDYGATAEELEAHFHGCGSVNRVTILCDKYTGHPKGFAYIEFADKESVRTAMALDESLFRGRQIKVGAKRTNRPGISTTDRGFPRARFRSRGGSFTSRARYYSGYTPPRGRGRAFRFQDQWRLTTPPQVAPAPPTVSAASLSLSAPAMHTHPILSVWGGGGGGQGDHRPAAGGIYYNSKR; from the exons atggcggagttcggtaacgGACTGGCGGAGGAATCCCTACTAGATTCAGACCCCGGACATCCCGAGCTGGAAGACCCGGGTGTTGGTGACGAAGAACCGGGGTTAGAAGAGGGAGAGGCCGCAATTGAAGACCCG gagCTGGAGGCAATCAAAGCGCGGgtgagagagatggaggaagaggCAGAGAAGCTGAAGGAGCTACAGAACGAGGTGGAAAAACAGATGAATCTCAGCCCCCACcaggtgt TTGGCCCCGTCATCATGTCCATCGAGGAAAAGATGGAAGCAGATGGCAGGTCTATTTATGTCGGAAAT GTGGACTATGGTGCCACGGCAGAAGAGCTTGAGGCTCACTTTCATGGCTGCGGTTCAGTAAACAGAGTCACCATCCTGTGTGACAAATACACAGGGCATCCAAAGGG gtttGCCTATATTGAGTTTGCAGACAAGGAGTCTGTAAGGACAGCCATGGCTTTGGATGAGTCTCTTTTCAGAGGAAGGCAGATAAAG GTGGGCGCTAAGAGAACAAACAGACCGGGCATCAGCACCACAGACCGCGGCTTTCCACGAGCTCGGTTCCGATCACGGGGAGGAAGCTTCACGTCACGTGCACGCTACTACAGTGGTTACACACCACCCAGAGGCAGAGGACGGGCCTTCAG GTTTCAGGACCAGTGGAGGCTGACAACCCCTCCCCAGGTGGCGCCGGCCCCCCCCACTGTCTCCgcagcatctctctctctctctgctcccgCTATGCACACTCACCCCATCCTGTCGGTGTGGGGGGGCGGGGGAGGGGGGCAGGGCGACCACAGGCCCGCCGCTGGGGGCATTTACTACAACAGCAAACGCTGA
- the ngdn gene encoding neuroguidin, translating into MAAPVDNDLIESDLPKAVELLNNLTEQVASVTSHVRELLTKVRDGVFKTSKGLSFLDLRYHLLLFYLQDLTHLISIKTEGGKIKESDALNRVVTIRTVLEKMRPLDHKLKYQIDKLVRTAVTGSLAENDPLQLRPNPENLISKLGDSGESEDEAETKAASEKKAAHSSGRKYVPPKIAPMHYEGDMTEADRKKALVERQRRAALRSSVIQELRKQYSDAPEEIRDRRDFQSEREGREELHRKHYEESMMVRLNMPKHQKNAKKRGMMGMSGQLSGITHFSDISALTGGNGGQDGDGGRPKKKKKLMKKKTKRKAFKKHR; encoded by the exons atggCGGCTCCTGTTGACAAC GATTTAATTGAAAGTGATTTACCCAAAGCTGTTGAGCTGCTGAATAATCTCACAGAACAG GTGGCCTCAGTCACAAGTCATGTTCGTGAGCTGCTAACTAAAGTCAGAGATGGGGTGTTTAAGACGTCAAAG GGTTTGTCGTTCTTGGACCTTCGGTACCATCTGCTGCTCTTCTACCTTCAGGACCTCACTCACCTGATCAGCATCAAGACAGAAGGAGGCAAAATAAAAGAGAGCGATGCCTTGAACAGAGTGGTCACAATCAGAACGGTCCTGGAGAAAATGCGGCCGCTGGACCACAAGCTGAAATACCAGATTGATAAACTGGTGCGCACAGCTGTTACTGGAAGTTTAG CTGAAAATGACCCACTGCAGCTGCGTCCTAATCCTGAGAATCTCATCAGCAAA CTGGGTGACTCTGGGGAGTCTGAAGATGAAGCTGAGACCAAAGCAGCCTCAGAGAAGAAAGCAGCTCACTCTAGTGGCAGGAAATATGTACCGCCAAAGATCGCTCCAATGCATTACG AGGGTGACATGACAGAGGCCGACAGGAAGAAGGCCCTGGTGGAGCGTCAGCGAAGAGCAGCTCTGAGAAGCTCTGTGATCCAGGAGCTGAGGAAGCAGTACAGCGACGCCCCCGAGGAGATCAGAGACAGACGGGACTTCCAGAGCGAGAGGGAGGGCCGCGAGGAGCTGCACAG GAAACATTATGAGGAGTCGATGATGGTGCGTCTAAACATGCCGAAGCATCAGAAGAACGCCAAGAAGAGAGGCATGATGGGCATGTCCGGCCAGCTCAGCGGCATCACACACTTCAGTGACATCTCAGCTCTGACGGGTGGCAATGGTGGACAG GACGGGGACGGCGGTCGAcccaagaaaaagaagaaactcatgaagaagaaaacaaaaagaaaag CTTTCAAGAAGCACAGATAG
- the pabpn1 gene encoding polyadenylate-binding protein 2 isoform X3, with product MAEFGNGLAEESLLDSDPGHPELEDPGVGDEEPGLEEGEAAIEDPELEAIKARVREMEEEAEKLKELQNEVEKQMNLSPHQVFGPVIMSIEEKMEADGRSIYVGNVDYGATAEELEAHFHGCGSVNRVTILCDKYTGHPKGFAYIEFADKESVRTAMALDESLFRGRQIKVGAKRTNRPGISTTDRGFPRARFRSRGGSFTSRARYYSGYTPPRGRGRAFRGRGRTTSWYSPY from the exons atggcggagttcggtaacgGACTGGCGGAGGAATCCCTACTAGATTCAGACCCCGGACATCCCGAGCTGGAAGACCCGGGTGTTGGTGACGAAGAACCGGGGTTAGAAGAGGGAGAGGCCGCAATTGAAGACCCG gagCTGGAGGCAATCAAAGCGCGGgtgagagagatggaggaagaggCAGAGAAGCTGAAGGAGCTACAGAACGAGGTGGAAAAACAGATGAATCTCAGCCCCCACcaggtgt TTGGCCCCGTCATCATGTCCATCGAGGAAAAGATGGAAGCAGATGGCAGGTCTATTTATGTCGGAAAT GTGGACTATGGTGCCACGGCAGAAGAGCTTGAGGCTCACTTTCATGGCTGCGGTTCAGTAAACAGAGTCACCATCCTGTGTGACAAATACACAGGGCATCCAAAGGG gtttGCCTATATTGAGTTTGCAGACAAGGAGTCTGTAAGGACAGCCATGGCTTTGGATGAGTCTCTTTTCAGAGGAAGGCAGATAAAG GTGGGCGCTAAGAGAACAAACAGACCGGGCATCAGCACCACAGACCGCGGCTTTCCACGAGCTCGGTTCCGATCACGGGGAGGAAGCTTCACGTCACGTGCACGCTACTACAGTGGTTACACACCACCCAGAGGCAGAGGACGGGCCTTCAG GGGCCGAGGGCGAACAACATCGTGGTATTCCCCTTACTAA